GCTCGTGGGAGATAACGTTGGCGCGGGTGTAATCGGAAACGCCGACGGGACGCCCGGTGGTAACTACCCGACCACCAACACCTACGCCTGGTTCGATAATTAAGTTTTGTAACGCGGGTGTTCGTAGACCAACCCATTGTGTGATTTGGATGCGATTATCGGTCAGTACTGTTGCGTACATAGTGACCGGGATACCCGTCTTTGTTTTCAGCGATGCAAGTGCCGAGCGAACGGCATCGTCATCATCTTTCACACGCTGAATCTCCACATTTTCCTCCTGTGTATCACGCATGGCATGAATCCTCTTGGGCTACAAACACACTGTGGATTGTTTAAGTGTCATGCGCTGTAAGAATTCTTCCTATGGAAGTTTTGCAGCACGCAACCGTTAAAACCACATAATCACGCAAACTGTTTGCGAGTTGTTATGCAATCTCAAGAAGCAAACAAGCTAGCCTGCCGTATGCATTACCCCCGGAGTGTGGGTGACGCATACCTGCAACCTCACAGCAGTATAACCATTGAACGGGGGGTAGCAAAAGCTAGTAGATATGTGGGAAATTACCGTTCAATGCCCGCTTTGTACGGAATCTGGGGGTAACCGAGTGGGGAAAATACCCCAGTTTTTACACCACCCACCGGAATTAAAAATCATAAAGTTATCAACACCTCAACCCCGCAGCAAATTATATACTTTCGTACACAAATAGCGTTCTAGCTTACGATTCACCCCCAACAAGGGGAAGCTGAATGAAGTCGCCAACCGCGACAATATATTGCATATTTTTCATCTAATCTGCGCAAAATACTGGCGGGGGTAACTATGCCCAACATGCGCCAAAATCGGACATTATGACACATTGCAATACGCACTAAACCCACAAAACCACATTGCTCAACAAGAAAAATTTTTAAAAAAGTGCCATGAATCACCTGAAAAATACCAAATTCGGCAATTTTATCGCTTGATAGACAACCCTGTCTACAATGCGTTGAATATTATAGACTCATTGGTCTATGCGTTTGCTATACTGATGTCCGGCATCTCTGCAGAAATTCAAAAAATAGACTGCACAAGCCCTAAAAAATTCTCTCACTGAAGGAGCTTACTCATGGCAAAAATTTATAACGACATCCTGGAGACCATTGGCAACACCCCTATGGTGCGCCTTAATCAATTAGATAAAGACCTGCCCGGCAACGTCGTCGTAAAGCTTGAGTTTTTCAACCCGGCAAACTCCGTCAAGGATCGCATCGGCAAAGCGATCGTTGATGCTGCCGAAGCCTCCGGCGAGCTTAAGCCTGGCGGAACCCTCGTCGAAGCAACCTCCGGCAATACCGGCATTGCACTAGCACTGGCCGGAGCCGCACGCGGCTACAATGTGGTGCTTACCATGCCAGAAACCATGTCTACGGAGCGTCGCGTCATGCTCCGGGCATTCGGTGCCGAGATTATTCTCACCCCCGGCTCCGCCGGAATGCAAGGTGCGGTTGACAAAGCGAATGAAATCGTTGCGGAACGGCCTGGTGCAATCCTGGCTCGTCAGTTCGCAAACGCAGCTAATCCACAGATCCACCGCGAAACCACCGGTGAAGAAATCTGGCGCGATACCGATGGCAATATCGACATCTTCGTCGCGGGAATCGGCACCGGCGGAACCATCACCGGCGCTGGCGAAACCTTACGTAAACACAAACCCGAAATTGAAATTTACGCAGTGGAACCAGAAGCTTCACCGCTACTGACTACCGGTAAAGCCGGCCCACACAAGATTCAGGGAATGGGCGCAAACTTCATCCCTGAAGTTTTAAACCAGAAGATCTACGACGAAGTTATTACCGTTTCCAACGAAGACGCCGTAACAACCTCCCGCAACCTAGGTGTTCAAGAAGGTATCCTCGGCGGAATTTCAGCAGGGGCAAATGTCAAGGCGGCTCTCGACATTGCCGCCCGTGAAGAAAACGCCGGGAAAACCATCGTCACTGTCATCCCAGACTTCGGTGAGCGCTACATTTCCACAGTGCTTTACGACGACATCCGCGACTAAACCTCTCCCCTTTTTTTGCGCATCACCGCCCTACTCGATCACATCTTTGGCTTCTTCCGTAGGGCGGTTTAGCCATTTTTCCACACAGGTTTTATTCGCCGCATGCGACACCCACCCAACTACTGTTACGCTGGTCAAACATGTACTCCATTATCAAAATGATTCGTGAAGATTTAGCCAATGCCCGTGACCACGACCCGGCTGCCCGAGGAAACGTGGAAAACGCCATAGTTTATTCCGGTCTACATGCAATCTGGCTGCACCGCATCGCCCATTGGCTATGGGTGCGCCGCATCAAAGGACCCGCGAGGATTCTCGCCCAATTCACCCGCTTTCTCACCGGTGTTGAGATACACCCTGGTGCCACCATCGGGCGCCGATTTTTTATCGACCATGGTATGGGAATCGTCATCGGAGAAACCGCCGAAATTGGCGAAGGTGTCATGTTGTACCACGGCGTCACCCTAGGTGGCCAAGTGCTTACCCAGACCAAACGCCACCCCACTATTGAGGACAACGTCACCATCGGCGCAGGCGCCAAAGTCCTAGGCCCTATTACCATCGGTGATGGTTCCGCCATCGGCGCAAACGCCGTGGTAACCAAGGACGTACCGCCTAATCACATCGCTGTGGGGATCCCCGCCAAGGCCCGTCCCCGCAAGGAAGAGGAATGCATCAAGCTGGTAGACCCAGATTCCTATGTAGCCAAAGACGGCGGAGATTTCATTATCTAGCACTCCACCACATAGAAAAACGCTTGCGCACCACGACCCATAAGTATGGTGTGCAAGCGTTTTTATTTAGGCCACTCTTGTTTTAACAGGAGTATGGCGTTTTAGATGCGATAACGACCTCGTGTCACTAACTGCCTACCAGGTTACGATATTCGCTGTTTTTATTGATGAATCGCTTAACCGCAGGGCAGCTTGGGGTAATGCTTAAGCCCTCGTCACGGGTTGCGTCTAAAGCTGCCTTGATAAGCGGTGTGGAAAGCCCCTGTCCCCGGAACTTCTCCAAAACAACCGTGTGGTTAAAATCGCGGTTACCCGGGTTTGGGCGATATGCTGCGAATCCGGCTTCCTCGCCATCAACGGATATGACAAAGCGGTTGTTTTCTGGTTCATGAGTGATTGATGGTGATTCCATTACGTAGCTCCTTTACTAATGTGCTAACTATCTAAACGGAGCACTCCGGCGGATTCTAATAATCGCGTACCAGAGCCGCACCGTAGTGATTCATTCTAATGGCACCTATCATAGGATGAGTAACTCCCAGCCAGTGCGCTGTCGCAGCCTTGGGTTAAGATCCGCCTTTCGAGACTAAGGTTTTTAAAAACTTATGACCAAACACTTCGAACTCACCGATGAAACTTTGCTGGTTGAAGGGGTAACCCTATACCGGATACGGGCTACCCGCGATCTGCCACATAAACATCGGGTTGTAAGATCCGGCGATCTTGGCGGTTGGGTGGAATCGAAAGACAACCTTTCAGAAAACGCCTGGGTGTACGACGAAGCGAAGATCTATGGTTTTGGCAACGCCACAGGCACCGCGCTGGTATTCGGGCACGCTGAGGTGTATGGGCACGCACAAGTAAGCGGAA
The nucleotide sequence above comes from Corynebacterium mustelae. Encoded proteins:
- the cysK gene encoding cysteine synthase A; the protein is MAKIYNDILETIGNTPMVRLNQLDKDLPGNVVVKLEFFNPANSVKDRIGKAIVDAAEASGELKPGGTLVEATSGNTGIALALAGAARGYNVVLTMPETMSTERRVMLRAFGAEIILTPGSAGMQGAVDKANEIVAERPGAILARQFANAANPQIHRETTGEEIWRDTDGNIDIFVAGIGTGGTITGAGETLRKHKPEIEIYAVEPEASPLLTTGKAGPHKIQGMGANFIPEVLNQKIYDEVITVSNEDAVTTSRNLGVQEGILGGISAGANVKAALDIAAREENAGKTIVTVIPDFGERYISTVLYDDIRD
- the epsC gene encoding serine O-acetyltransferase EpsC encodes the protein MYSIIKMIREDLANARDHDPAARGNVENAIVYSGLHAIWLHRIAHWLWVRRIKGPARILAQFTRFLTGVEIHPGATIGRRFFIDHGMGIVIGETAEIGEGVMLYHGVTLGGQVLTQTKRHPTIEDNVTIGAGAKVLGPITIGDGSAIGANAVVTKDVPPNHIAVGIPAKARPRKEEECIKLVDPDSYVAKDGGDFII
- a CDS encoding GNAT family N-acetyltransferase, with product MESPSITHEPENNRFVISVDGEEAGFAAYRPNPGNRDFNHTVVLEKFRGQGLSTPLIKAALDATRDEGLSITPSCPAVKRFINKNSEYRNLVGS